One genomic segment of Thermodesulfobacterium sp. TA1 includes these proteins:
- a CDS encoding ABC transporter permease translates to MFHKKLRLILSIIGIIIGVSSLLLMNAFGEAAKVRTLKEIETFGPEVFMVVAGNVKVSAGRAIQTEITTTLKPEDAEALRKISGIRFISPYFTGDAIVRFSGNTVSTILNGVNEEYIKLRKFPLEEGRNFFKDEILSYKKVVILGNKVKNQLFGKENPIGQTILINKLPFKVVGVLAPIGIDASNADQDDQVIIPYTIAISAVYNVDYIRGIFISVENPLDLPVIENQIDSILSKRHKVTEKNKDFTIVKADDILKAKTQTTNLFSSLVKSVSILCLVVGALGVTAIMTLAVNERKKEIGIRKAVGAKEWDILLQFLIESVLVTLVGGFIGVSLGVVLTLILLPLFNYPLIFPITPILTSTGLTIIFGIFAGVYPSYKASKVDPIVLLRSF, encoded by the coding sequence TTGTTTCATAAAAAATTAAGGCTTATTTTGTCTATTATAGGTATCATAATAGGGGTATCTTCTTTACTTTTGATGAACGCCTTTGGAGAAGCTGCTAAGGTTAGAACCTTAAAAGAGATAGAAACCTTTGGCCCTGAGGTTTTTATGGTGGTTGCGGGAAATGTAAAAGTTTCTGCAGGAAGGGCCATCCAAACAGAAATCACTACTACGCTTAAACCAGAAGATGCAGAGGCTTTAAGAAAGATAAGTGGTATCAGGTTCATCTCTCCATACTTTACCGGAGATGCGATCGTAAGATTTAGTGGAAATACAGTAAGCACCATATTAAACGGGGTAAACGAAGAGTACATAAAACTAAGAAAATTTCCGTTAGAGGAAGGTAGAAATTTTTTTAAGGATGAAATATTAAGCTATAAAAAGGTGGTTATCTTAGGGAACAAGGTTAAAAACCAACTTTTTGGCAAAGAAAATCCGATAGGTCAAACGATATTGATAAACAAACTGCCTTTTAAGGTTGTCGGTGTTTTAGCCCCTATAGGGATAGACGCAAGCAACGCAGACCAAGACGACCAAGTCATCATACCTTATACCATAGCGATTTCTGCGGTTTATAATGTTGACTACATAAGAGGTATTTTTATCTCTGTAGAAAATCCTTTAGACCTTCCTGTTATTGAAAATCAAATCGATTCAATCCTTTCTAAAAGGCACAAAGTTACAGAAAAAAACAAAGATTTTACCATTGTTAAGGCTGACGACATCCTCAAAGCTAAAACCCAAACAACCAACCTTTTTTCTTCTTTGGTGAAAAGTGTTTCTATTCTTTGTTTGGTAGTAGGGGCTTTAGGGGTTACTGCCATTATGACCCTTGCGGTTAACGAGCGTAAAAAAGAGATCGGTATAAGAAAGGCGGTAGGTGCTAAAGAATGGGATATTCTTTTACAGTTTTTGATAGAAAGTGTGCTGGTTACTTTAGTAGGAGGTTTTATAGGTGTAAGTTTAGGGGTAGTCCTGACCCTTATTTTGTTACCTCTCTTTAATTACCCTCTGATATTTCCGATTACACCTATCCTTACTTCAACCGGATTAACCATTATTTTTGGGATATTTGCAGGAGTTTATCCCTCCTATAAAGCCTCAAAGGTAGATCCTATCGTGCTTTTAAGGTCCTTTTAA
- a CDS encoding ABC transporter permease, which yields MKKHFESVFLKDVLKELFSNKINLVFMLLALVISLTALNTIYSLGESAKKQVLDVLANLQFGKDAMLVIAGGGKIVGVTTTRADTMKMKDVEDIEKLEFVRLVSPWARGILEVSYKGFSEKIRIEGVTPSYTIANNWYPKEGRFFNEEDLKTMAKVCVLGAEIPQKLNTKQLIGEKIKIGGEYFEIIGILEPKPSFGHFRHDERILIPLTTAMRRVFNKDHLDAMKILFKENTDVNLAQEAIRNLLRKNHNLYGIQPDDFRLITPDMAIERFTAATRILTVFLLAISVISLVISGVIIMNLMYANIEEKSSVIALRLALGATPSHIIKHYLTIALIIALISGVIGWILSLGLMKLISFFSPLKPLFSWNTFFISLCFSTLTTVIFSLIPAYKATQIEPSILLKSL from the coding sequence ATGAAAAAACATTTTGAATCGGTTTTCTTAAAAGATGTTTTAAAAGAACTTTTTTCTAATAAAATCAACTTAGTTTTTATGCTTTTAGCTTTAGTTATAAGTTTGACAGCCTTAAACACCATTTATTCTTTAGGAGAATCTGCCAAAAAACAGGTTTTAGACGTATTAGCCAACCTTCAATTTGGTAAAGATGCTATGTTGGTCATAGCAGGGGGAGGAAAAATTGTAGGGGTTACAACTACCAGGGCAGATACGATGAAAATGAAAGACGTAGAAGATATAGAAAAGCTTGAGTTTGTAAGATTAGTTTCACCTTGGGCAAGAGGCATACTTGAGGTATCTTATAAAGGTTTTTCTGAAAAAATAAGAATAGAAGGGGTTACACCGTCTTATACCATAGCCAACAACTGGTATCCCAAAGAAGGAAGGTTTTTTAATGAAGAAGACTTGAAAACTATGGCTAAGGTTTGTGTATTAGGTGCTGAGATACCTCAAAAACTTAATACAAAACAACTTATAGGTGAAAAAATCAAGATAGGCGGAGAATATTTTGAGATTATAGGGATTTTAGAACCAAAACCTTCTTTTGGGCATTTTAGACATGATGAAAGGATTTTAATTCCTTTAACCACCGCTATGAGAAGGGTTTTTAACAAAGACCATTTAGATGCGATGAAAATTCTTTTTAAAGAAAATACTGACGTTAATCTTGCTCAAGAGGCCATAAGAAACCTCTTGAGAAAAAACCACAATCTTTATGGGATACAGCCAGATGATTTTAGGCTTATTACTCCGGACATGGCTATAGAAAGATTTACTGCTGCTACCAGAATTCTTACTGTGTTTTTATTAGCTATTTCGGTAATCAGTTTAGTAATAAGTGGAGTTATCATCATGAATCTAATGTATGCTAACATCGAGGAAAAGTCTTCGGTGATAGCCTTGAGATTAGCCTTAGGGGCAACCCCCTCTCACATCATCAAGCATTACCTTACCATTGCTCTTATAATAGCCTTAATAAGTGGTGTTATAGGTTGGATTTTGAGCTTAGGGTTGATGAAACTTATTTCTTTCTTTAGTCCTTTAAAACCTTTATTTTCTTGGAATACTTTTTTTATAAGCCTTTGTTTTTCAACATTAACCACCGTTATTTTTAGTCTTATTCCTGCTTATAAAGCCACTCAAATAGAACCGTCTATTTTATTAAAAAGCCTATGA
- a CDS encoding ABC transporter ATP-binding protein, which produces MGNKIVVLENIQKTYQIGKVFYQVLKGIDLEVEEGDFLVIMGASGSGKTTLLNLIGLLDKPTSGKYFLDGEEVSHLDSKRLSYIRNRKIGFIFQAFHLVPWANALENVLLPLLYRPEGISKKDKERAVALLERLGLADRIYAKPTELSGGQQQRVAIARALITSPKLLLADEPTGNLDSASSKEVMNIFKELNAGGLTIIMVTHDPEIAKTGKKIKFIKDGIFVDEKTF; this is translated from the coding sequence GTGGGAAACAAGATAGTAGTCTTAGAAAACATTCAAAAAACCTATCAAATAGGTAAAGTCTTTTATCAAGTGTTAAAAGGGATAGACTTAGAGGTAGAGGAAGGAGATTTTTTAGTAATTATGGGGGCTTCTGGGAGTGGAAAAACCACCCTTTTAAACCTCATCGGTCTGCTTGACAAACCAACCTCAGGCAAGTATTTTTTAGACGGTGAAGAGGTAAGCCATTTAGATAGTAAAAGATTATCTTATATAAGAAATAGAAAGATTGGGTTTATTTTTCAGGCCTTTCACTTGGTACCTTGGGCTAATGCTTTAGAAAACGTTTTATTACCGTTACTTTATAGGCCCGAAGGGATTTCTAAAAAAGATAAAGAAAGGGCTGTTGCCTTGCTCGAAAGATTAGGTTTGGCAGATCGTATTTATGCTAAACCTACTGAGCTTTCAGGGGGTCAACAACAAAGGGTAGCCATAGCCAGGGCATTGATAACCTCCCCTAAACTTCTTTTGGCAGACGAACCTACTGGAAACCTTGACAGTGCAAGTAGTAAAGAAGTTATGAATATATTTAAAGAATTAAACGCAGGAGGCCTAACTATTATAATGGTAACCCATGACCCAGAAATTGCTAAAACCGGAAAAAAAATTAAGTTTATAAAAGACGGAATTTTTGTAGATGAAAAAACATTTTGA
- a CDS encoding efflux RND transporter periplasmic adaptor subunit, which produces MKRFCVLWLIFFLFFLVGCQKDKKKKDVALPSSSTKVERGSIYLEVTATGAVKPQVGAQVKVGSRVSGRVEKLLVTTGDKVKAGQLIAIIEHQDLQEEVNRTFNQYKEALANLEKIKKVYPSQIAAQTKKVNSAIAELLQIERELKRNKVLFQEGLISKNDLERLERDYEVKKSTLEYEKANLEALKSEYEKQSEIAKAQAESAKSAWNAAKVKLNYAFIYSPISGVVSEVTTQQGETVVAGLNAPTFITVVDLSKLQVECYVDETDIGRIAVSQEATFTVDSYPNKVFRAKVKTIYPGAIIKNNVVFYDVVLEILDPYENLLRPEMTAQVTIIAGKKENVLLVPSKAVKIDPQGNYYVMVKKGDKWEKRIVKIGWESRGKTEILEGLKEGEEVGLWETR; this is translated from the coding sequence ATGAAAAGGTTTTGCGTTTTATGGTTAATCTTTTTTTTGTTTTTTTTAGTAGGTTGTCAGAAAGACAAAAAGAAAAAGGATGTTGCCCTACCATCTTCTTCTACTAAGGTAGAAAGAGGGAGTATTTATTTAGAGGTAACTGCTACAGGAGCGGTAAAGCCTCAGGTTGGTGCTCAGGTAAAGGTAGGTTCAAGGGTTTCTGGAAGGGTTGAAAAACTTTTGGTAACCACAGGAGATAAGGTTAAAGCTGGGCAACTTATCGCTATCATAGAACATCAAGACCTACAAGAAGAGGTGAATAGAACTTTTAATCAGTATAAAGAAGCCTTGGCTAACTTAGAAAAGATTAAAAAAGTTTACCCTTCTCAGATTGCAGCTCAAACCAAGAAGGTTAATTCTGCTATAGCAGAACTTCTTCAAATAGAAAGAGAGCTTAAAAGGAATAAGGTTCTTTTTCAAGAAGGTCTTATTTCAAAAAACGACTTAGAAAGATTAGAAAGGGATTATGAGGTAAAAAAATCTACCTTAGAATATGAAAAAGCTAACCTTGAAGCCTTAAAGTCTGAATACGAAAAACAATCAGAAATAGCTAAAGCTCAAGCAGAGAGTGCTAAAAGTGCTTGGAATGCAGCTAAGGTTAAACTTAATTATGCCTTTATTTATTCTCCTATTTCAGGTGTGGTTTCAGAGGTTACGACCCAACAAGGGGAAACGGTAGTTGCTGGTTTAAATGCCCCTACTTTTATAACCGTGGTGGACCTCTCTAAGCTTCAGGTAGAATGTTATGTAGATGAGACAGACATAGGAAGGATTGCTGTAAGCCAAGAGGCTACTTTTACTGTGGACAGTTACCCTAATAAGGTATTTAGAGCTAAGGTAAAAACCATTTATCCTGGAGCTATCATCAAGAATAACGTAGTTTTTTATGATGTAGTGCTTGAAATTTTAGACCCTTATGAAAATTTACTACGTCCGGAGATGACAGCCCAGGTTACCATAATAGCAGGTAAAAAAGAAAATGTGCTTTTAGTTCCTTCTAAAGCAGTAAAAATAGACCCACAGGGAAATTATTATGTAATGGTAAAAAAAGGGGATAAATGGGAAAAACGAATAGTAAAAATAGGTTGGGAATCCCGCGGAAAAACCGAAATTTTAGAAGGACTTAAAGAAGGTGAGGAAGTAGGTTTGTGGGAAACAAGATAG
- a CDS encoding TolC family protein: MKRVNCVLFCLFFLILGFKPPVFAKEVLSLKDLILSGLKNNPQIQIAVKSKEQYVFQKDYVRSSFFPFLYLKYEFDRTDPGKGLPNREVHAFGPYLNWNVFSGFSTWHSYQETLKLISAQDFAVKRTILDVSLNIIRAYLEYFKQKALYEAALSDLEDAKILLKLAKKKYEVGLSPYADVLDAEAKVKQAEFNVTNYKYTADIAKAQVLTLINYDITRIEEIEFLPLQEEDLEVKDFNFYLKTAIEKRPELKAKESEVFAQEERVKSVKGKFWPSIDLFSSYYQVDDKFFPDKNNEFVAGFRVTFPIFTGFQRLAELNKEKVGLEQKRLEKANIELQIKQEVFTSYKNYQTTKESFESALVWLKSMEEDYRVVQKKYETGLASIVDVTTLLARLSEVRSKVAISKYNLIYSFYELYRMSGTIPELDL, from the coding sequence ATGAAAAGAGTAAATTGTGTGTTGTTTTGTTTATTTTTTTTAATCTTAGGGTTTAAGCCTCCTGTTTTTGCTAAAGAAGTTTTATCTTTAAAAGATCTTATCCTTTCTGGTCTAAAAAACAACCCTCAGATTCAGATTGCAGTTAAAAGTAAAGAACAGTATGTTTTTCAAAAAGATTATGTAAGGTCAAGTTTTTTTCCTTTTCTTTATTTAAAGTACGAGTTTGACAGAACTGATCCAGGCAAAGGGCTTCCTAACCGAGAGGTCCATGCTTTTGGTCCTTATCTAAACTGGAATGTTTTTTCTGGTTTTTCTACTTGGCATTCCTATCAAGAAACTTTAAAACTTATTTCTGCTCAAGATTTTGCGGTAAAAAGGACGATTTTAGACGTTTCTTTAAACATTATCCGAGCTTATTTAGAGTATTTTAAGCAAAAAGCTTTATATGAAGCGGCTTTATCCGACCTTGAAGACGCTAAGATCCTTCTAAAGTTAGCTAAAAAAAAATATGAGGTAGGCCTTTCTCCTTATGCAGATGTGCTTGATGCTGAGGCTAAGGTAAAACAGGCAGAGTTTAACGTTACTAACTATAAATATACAGCCGACATAGCGAAAGCTCAGGTTTTAACCTTGATAAATTATGACATAACCAGAATAGAAGAAATAGAATTTTTACCTTTACAAGAAGAAGACTTAGAGGTAAAAGACTTTAATTTTTATCTCAAAACCGCCATTGAAAAAAGACCAGAGCTTAAAGCAAAAGAAAGCGAAGTTTTTGCACAGGAAGAAAGGGTAAAAAGTGTAAAAGGAAAGTTTTGGCCAAGCATAGACCTTTTTAGTAGTTATTATCAGGTAGACGATAAGTTTTTTCCTGACAAAAATAACGAGTTTGTAGCAGGTTTTAGGGTGACTTTTCCTATTTTTACAGGTTTTCAGCGTTTGGCTGAGTTAAACAAAGAAAAGGTAGGTTTAGAACAAAAAAGGTTAGAAAAGGCAAACATTGAGCTTCAAATAAAACAGGAGGTATTTACCAGCTATAAAAACTATCAGACAACAAAAGAGAGTTTTGAAAGTGCCCTTGTTTGGTTAAAAAGCATGGAAGAAGATTACCGAGTAGTCCAAAAAAAATATGAAACCGGACTGGCAAGTATTGTAGACGTAACTACCCTTTTGGCTCGTCTTTCAGAGGTAAGGTCAAAAGTAGCGATTTCTAAGTATAATTTAATTTATTCTTTTTATGAGCTTTACAGGATGTCTGGGACTATTCCGGAGTTAGACCTATGA
- a CDS encoding amino acid permease yields MEIFRKKSFDAVKQTSKLKRALTLKDIVLIGIGAVVGAGIFVVTGQAAASYAGPGILLSFILAGIGIGLTALVYAEFCSAFPLAGGAYNYAYFVLGEFWAWLVGWNVLLEYGIATAAVSTGWSGYLRAFLENNLHVHIPKAISGPFNPAQGTYVDLFSLLGVLLIFFLVTIGIRKSALFNNVVVVLKIITLLVFIIFGLKHVRWEHFRPFLPFGWEGVWRGAALIVFAYLGFDALATLAEETKDVKRTLPKGLILSLLVITLLYISVAFVLVGVLPYWEYEGKPDALAYAMYKINEKWVADFISLSAVITITSVMLVMAIGFTRILYALARDGLLFKPFAEIHKKFYTPYKASITGGLILCFFAGFVPLKILAELINIGTLFAYFIVGVAIYLVRYRPDYQPAFKIPWAHILIPINLLFLLFIMSGLPMDTWIRFILWSFLGILVYFLYGYKHSSINSNS; encoded by the coding sequence ATGGAGATTTTTAGAAAAAAATCTTTTGATGCAGTTAAACAAACCTCAAAACTTAAACGAGCCCTTACACTAAAAGACATTGTCTTAATAGGGATTGGTGCGGTAGTAGGGGCAGGGATTTTTGTAGTAACGGGACAGGCAGCAGCCTCCTATGCAGGTCCTGGTATTCTACTTTCCTTTATTCTTGCAGGTATAGGGATTGGGCTCACCGCCTTGGTTTATGCTGAATTTTGCTCTGCCTTTCCGTTAGCTGGAGGTGCCTACAACTATGCCTATTTTGTGTTGGGAGAGTTTTGGGCTTGGTTGGTTGGTTGGAATGTGCTTTTAGAATATGGAATAGCTACGGCAGCAGTTTCTACCGGTTGGTCGGGATATTTAAGGGCTTTTTTAGAAAACAATTTGCATGTGCATATCCCTAAGGCTATTTCCGGTCCTTTTAATCCTGCTCAAGGCACATATGTAGACCTTTTTTCCCTTTTAGGGGTTTTGTTGATTTTCTTTTTAGTAACCATAGGTATCAGAAAAAGCGCACTTTTTAATAACGTGGTCGTGGTTTTAAAAATAATCACCTTGTTGGTTTTTATAATTTTTGGACTTAAGCATGTTAGATGGGAACATTTTCGTCCCTTTTTGCCTTTTGGTTGGGAGGGGGTGTGGAGAGGTGCTGCGCTTATCGTGTTTGCTTATTTAGGGTTTGATGCGTTAGCTACCCTGGCAGAAGAAACCAAAGATGTAAAAAGAACACTGCCTAAGGGTTTAATCCTTTCTCTTTTGGTCATAACTTTACTTTACATTTCTGTAGCCTTCGTGTTGGTAGGTGTTTTACCTTATTGGGAATATGAAGGAAAACCTGATGCCTTAGCCTATGCCATGTATAAAATAAATGAAAAGTGGGTAGCAGATTTTATTTCCTTAAGCGCTGTGATTACCATTACTTCGGTCATGTTGGTTATGGCCATAGGTTTTACCAGGATCCTTTATGCGTTAGCAAGAGATGGATTATTGTTTAAGCCTTTTGCTGAAATTCATAAAAAATTTTACACCCCCTACAAAGCCTCGATCACCGGCGGTCTTATTCTCTGCTTTTTTGCTGGTTTTGTCCCTCTAAAAATTTTAGCTGAGCTTATCAACATCGGAACACTTTTTGCTTACTTTATAGTAGGTGTAGCCATTTATTTGGTTAGGTATCGCCCTGATTATCAACCTGCCTTTAAGATTCCTTGGGCCCATATTTTAATCCCGATTAATCTTTTGTTTTTACTTTTTATCATGAGTGGGTTACCGATGGATACCTGGATAAGGTTTATTTTGTGGAGTTTCTTGGGGATTTTGGTCTATTTTTTGTATGGTTATAAACATAGTTCTATAAACTCTAACTCTTAG
- a CDS encoding MarC family protein has translation MEISFLFKSFITLFTIIDPIAGAPFFLSITAGYPEKERQKIALKASLTALITLLIFFWLGRYVLALFQISLSSFRIAGGTLLFITALEMLFGKTTQVKTSEKEATQVKELEDPSVVPLGIPYLAGPGAITTAIILGESPEFSVKLALSGTIFLVILITYFILSASTKIFKHLGELGTKAVVRILGLILASIAIEYIITGLKENF, from the coding sequence ATGGAAATAAGTTTTTTGTTTAAAAGTTTTATCACCCTTTTTACCATCATAGACCCGATTGCCGGGGCTCCTTTCTTTTTAAGTATAACCGCAGGCTATCCTGAAAAAGAACGTCAAAAAATCGCCTTAAAAGCAAGCCTTACAGCTTTGATTACTCTTTTAATCTTTTTTTGGTTAGGTAGATATGTTTTGGCTTTGTTTCAAATTTCTCTTTCTTCTTTTAGGATTGCTGGTGGGACACTTCTTTTTATTACCGCTTTGGAGATGCTTTTTGGTAAGACTACCCAGGTAAAAACTTCAGAAAAAGAGGCAACCCAAGTAAAAGAATTGGAAGACCCATCGGTAGTCCCCTTAGGTATTCCTTATTTAGCCGGTCCTGGTGCGATTACTACAGCTATTATTTTAGGTGAAAGCCCTGAGTTTTCCGTAAAATTAGCCCTTTCGGGGACAATTTTTCTGGTAATACTTATTACCTACTTTATATTAAGCGCCTCAACCAAAATTTTTAAGCATCTTGGAGAACTTGGAACTAAGGCAGTGGTAAGAATTTTAGGTCTTATTTTGGCAAGTATTGCCATAGAATACATCATCACAGGACTAAAAGAAAATTTTTAG
- a CDS encoding lysylphosphatidylglycerol synthase transmembrane domain-containing protein, whose translation MKKFKQLISILIRFTITFGILFFLFKKTDFAKLKEIFKNLSFFPYLIALLCFNSFQLMVALRWQKLCESWGFKQNYFFFLKSYLMGFSLNTVMPGIVGGDILRTFLLTKKGLPFKKATFSVMVDRFYGLLGIFFILSVSLPLYGGFLPINFYYFIIFITYSVIIGFFLISLFFTKIYPKEYFNPVRLPYNLFPVLLGILIQVLFVLQFVFLGLALHLQINYSYFFVIIPIISFLAALPLSISGLGVREGSLSYFLSLLGFSIEHGISLGMLGYSLILISALPGIYFYLKTRVSWK comes from the coding sequence ATGAAAAAATTTAAACAGCTTATAAGCATTCTTATAAGGTTTACGATTACCTTTGGTATTTTGTTTTTTTTGTTTAAAAAGACAGACTTTGCTAAGCTAAAGGAAATTTTTAAAAACCTTTCCTTTTTTCCCTATCTAATAGCCCTTTTATGTTTTAACAGTTTTCAACTGATGGTAGCCTTAAGATGGCAAAAACTTTGTGAAAGCTGGGGTTTTAAACAAAATTATTTCTTCTTTCTAAAAAGTTATTTGATGGGATTTTCTTTAAACACCGTTATGCCAGGGATAGTAGGCGGCGACATCCTAAGGACCTTTCTTTTAACAAAAAAAGGACTTCCTTTTAAAAAGGCCACCTTTAGCGTTATGGTAGACCGTTTTTACGGACTTTTAGGTATATTTTTTATCCTTTCTGTCTCTCTTCCTCTATATGGAGGTTTTTTACCAATAAACTTTTATTACTTTATTATTTTTATTACTTATTCAGTAATCATAGGTTTTTTCTTAATTTCTTTATTTTTTACCAAGATTTATCCTAAGGAATATTTTAATCCTGTTCGTCTACCTTATAATCTTTTTCCGGTGCTACTTGGGATTTTAATCCAAGTTTTATTTGTCTTACAGTTCGTTTTTTTAGGTTTGGCTTTGCATTTACAGATAAATTATTCGTATTTTTTTGTAATCATCCCTATTATTAGTTTTTTAGCAGCCTTGCCTCTTAGTATTTCAGGATTAGGGGTTAGAGAAGGTAGTTTAAGTTATTTTTTATCTTTGTTGGGTTTTTCTATAGAACATGGTATATCCTTAGGTATGTTAGGCTATAGTTTAATCCTTATTTCTGCCCTTCCAGGGATATATTTTTATTTAAAAACAAGGGTATCATGGAAATAA
- the truB gene encoding tRNA pseudouridine(55) synthase TruB — translation MRKDNQLNGILVVDKPEGLTSTQTLEKVKKILKIKKAGHGGTLDPIATGVLPILLGKATKVAQIFLEGDKVYQGEMQLGISTLTFDITGEVVAQKPIPDFSLEDLKKGAQTFLGEIDQIPPPFSAAKFRGKPLYKYARDGLLIPKEPKKVKVFRFEILDITLPYVKFEIHCSKGTYIRSIVNSFGERLECGATLTKLRRLKKSIFTIEEALTLEEISRLVQEDYEGLVKRIIPVEKSLEFLPKILVSEDFSQRIQEGRPMHTSSFLSFIKFQKLTLSPYHEWIRILNPKGKLVAIIENPLKNLSNEYIKYFRVFKD, via the coding sequence ATGAGAAAAGATAATCAGCTAAACGGAATACTTGTGGTTGACAAGCCTGAAGGTTTAACCTCTACTCAAACCTTAGAAAAAGTAAAAAAAATATTAAAAATTAAAAAAGCTGGCCATGGAGGGACCCTTGATCCTATAGCTACTGGAGTTTTACCCATATTACTTGGAAAAGCTACTAAAGTAGCCCAAATATTTTTAGAAGGGGATAAGGTTTATCAAGGGGAGATGCAATTAGGAATTAGTACCCTTACCTTTGATATTACCGGAGAGGTAGTCGCACAAAAACCCATCCCAGATTTTTCCTTAGAAGATTTAAAAAAAGGTGCTCAAACCTTTTTAGGAGAGATAGACCAGATTCCTCCACCCTTTTCTGCTGCCAAATTTAGAGGAAAACCTCTTTATAAATACGCAAGGGATGGACTTCTAATACCAAAGGAACCTAAAAAGGTTAAGGTCTTTCGGTTTGAAATTTTAGACATAACCCTTCCTTACGTGAAGTTTGAAATACATTGTTCTAAAGGTACTTATATTAGGTCTATAGTAAATAGTTTTGGGGAGAGGTTGGAGTGTGGTGCTACACTAACTAAACTTAGAAGGTTAAAAAAAAGTATTTTTACCATAGAAGAAGCCTTAACCTTAGAAGAAATCTCTCGGTTGGTTCAGGAAGATTACGAGGGTTTGGTAAAAAGAATAATTCCTGTAGAAAAATCTCTTGAATTTTTACCTAAAATATTAGTGAGTGAAGATTTTTCTCAACGGATACAAGAGGGTAGACCTATGCATACTTCTTCTTTTCTTTCTTTCATCAAATTTCAGAAACTTACCCTATCCCCCTATCATGAATGGATAAGGATTTTAAACCCAAAAGGCAAGTTAGTAGCCATTATCGAAAACCCATTAAAAAACCTCTCTAATGAATACATAAAATATTTCAGAGTTTTTAAAGACTAA
- a CDS encoding bifunctional oligoribonuclease/PAP phosphatase NrnA has protein sequence MVNLEILLQKIDKNRDFILVTHVNPDIDGLSSMLAFGFFLKHLKKNFYPVIERIPKKAEFLKGFEWFILPEQLPHLEKALVVLFDASTPKRLASNVAQRLTPFKDYVVIDHHQKEENLFEEDVLFIIDPNAPSTSALLFEIFKKLGIEITYEMAENLLAGLYFDTGGFRYENTKAQTFEIAKELCEKGANPSYIAKNLFEQISIEEVNLLKTILNRLETIKTHPFCVMSYLTFEDLEKNPVEDLSYLANFLRSLEGVDIAILVKEFEKGKIAVSLRGREPFEVLEIAKHFGGGGHRYASGFKLEEKDLQTFLFDLKKFMRGVYEKR, from the coding sequence ATGGTTAATCTGGAAATCCTCCTCCAAAAAATTGACAAAAACCGAGACTTTATTTTAGTAACCCACGTTAACCCTGACATAGATGGTCTTTCTTCTATGTTAGCTTTTGGTTTTTTTTTAAAACACCTGAAGAAAAATTTTTATCCAGTGATAGAACGCATACCTAAAAAAGCCGAATTTTTAAAAGGTTTTGAATGGTTTATCCTTCCGGAACAGCTTCCTCATCTTGAGAAGGCTTTGGTTGTTTTGTTCGATGCTTCAACCCCTAAAAGACTTGCTTCAAACGTAGCCCAAAGGTTAACCCCGTTTAAAGATTACGTAGTGATAGACCATCATCAAAAAGAGGAAAATCTCTTTGAAGAAGATGTGCTTTTTATCATCGACCCCAATGCCCCTTCTACTTCAGCCCTCCTTTTTGAGATTTTTAAAAAATTAGGGATAGAAATTACCTACGAGATGGCAGAAAATCTTTTAGCCGGTCTTTATTTTGATACCGGAGGCTTTAGATACGAAAACACCAAGGCTCAGACCTTTGAAATCGCTAAGGAACTATGCGAAAAAGGGGCAAATCCCTCTTACATAGCTAAAAATCTGTTTGAGCAGATAAGTATAGAGGAGGTAAACCTTTTAAAAACCATCCTTAACCGTTTAGAGACGATAAAAACGCATCCTTTTTGTGTGATGTCTTACCTTACCTTTGAAGACCTTGAAAAAAACCCGGTAGAAGACCTTAGTTATTTGGCTAATTTTTTAAGAAGTTTAGAAGGGGTAGACATAGCTATTTTAGTGAAAGAGTTTGAAAAGGGTAAAATAGCGGTAAGCTTAAGAGGCAGAGAGCCTTTTGAAGTTTTAGAGATAGCTAAGCATTTTGGTGGAGGAGGACACAGATACGCCAGCGGTTTTAAGCTTGAAGAAAAAGACCTTCAAACCTTTCTTTTTGATTTGAAAAAGTTTATGAGAGGAGTTTATGAGAAAAGATAA